One genomic window of Sporosarcina ureae includes the following:
- a CDS encoding polyprenyl synthetase family protein gives MNEKLQAFVDEMIPEIERELTNQLAKSDIPDVLHESMMYSVEAGGKRIRPLLVMAVLFDMKKDSVDAVKVASSVELIHTYSLIHDDLPCMDNDDFRRGKPTNHKVYGEDVATLSGDAMQAMAFQALADLRETPPAAAIELVGLLAKASGAQGMVKGQVLDMKGEQQLLPLAELKEVHIHKTGALLSYCIEAGAVLAQATDEQREQLRRFSHNIGLAFQIQDDILDVTATTEQLGKTANSDTSSEKSTYPSLLGLDGAREQLKARHEEALHALQSIGLGESMLQLLADYIIERNM, from the coding sequence ATGAATGAAAAACTACAAGCATTTGTCGATGAAATGATTCCTGAAATTGAACGCGAATTGACGAACCAACTAGCGAAGTCTGACATTCCTGACGTTTTACACGAATCCATGATGTATTCCGTAGAAGCAGGGGGCAAACGAATTCGTCCGTTATTGGTTATGGCTGTTTTATTTGATATGAAAAAGGATTCGGTCGATGCAGTAAAAGTGGCGTCATCTGTTGAATTGATACATACATATTCATTGATCCATGACGATTTACCGTGCATGGATAATGATGATTTTAGACGAGGAAAACCTACTAATCATAAAGTGTACGGTGAGGATGTAGCGACGCTTTCGGGAGATGCGATGCAGGCGATGGCATTTCAAGCGCTTGCAGATCTTCGGGAGACACCACCCGCGGCAGCTATTGAACTTGTCGGATTATTGGCGAAGGCTTCTGGCGCACAAGGGATGGTCAAGGGACAAGTACTCGATATGAAAGGCGAACAGCAATTATTGCCTTTAGCAGAATTGAAAGAAGTCCATATTCATAAAACGGGGGCATTACTCTCATACTGTATTGAAGCAGGTGCTGTGTTAGCACAGGCTACTGATGAGCAGCGAGAGCAACTCCGCCGATTCTCCCACAATATTGGCTTGGCGTTCCAAATCCAAGATGATATTTTGGATGTGACAGCAACTACTGAACAGCTAGGCAAGACCGCGAACAGTGATACTTCAAGCGAAAAGTCGACGTATCCTTCATTGCTAGGGTTAGATGGGGCTCGTGAGCAATTAAAAGCACGACATGAAGAAGCTTTACATGCGTTGCAGTCCATCGGCTTAGGGGAGTCTATGTTGCAATTGTTAGCAGATTACATTATTGAGCGAAATATGTAA
- the xseA gene encoding exodeoxyribonuclease VII large subunit, whose protein sequence is MSNPTFLTVQALTKYVKRKFDADPHLRNVYVKGELSNVKLHPSGHIYFTLKDDKTRIQAAMFRSRSNTLQFKPENGMNVLITGDVTVFETAGSYQLYVQTMEPDGIGALYLAFEQLKKKLQQEGLFEERFKQSIPQVPQRIGLITAESGAALRDMYSTINRRFPMAEMYLFPALVQGRTAVPSIVKAIEQANHMANVDVLIVGRGGGSIEDLWAFNEEDVARAIFTSRIPIISAVGHETDTTIADFVADLRAPTPTAAAEMAVPDQLQLFQHLKNQQRSIYLAVQTVIKQLNKRLETAQAAYPLQYPERLYRPFIEKLDNLEDRLQRSSEAVVQGKRMNYDRLFAGFQYYTPIRRIQLEQQQTKQLEMRLNRAAEHTIQQRQQHFVALMRMMQALNPLQVMERGFSIGYKNHEVIKSIKDVANGDHVTLQLADGSISTIVEEIIPKEVE, encoded by the coding sequence ATGTCCAATCCAACTTTTTTAACCGTTCAAGCGCTGACGAAATATGTCAAACGAAAATTTGATGCAGATCCACATTTACGAAACGTTTATGTAAAAGGGGAATTGTCGAACGTTAAGCTGCATCCGTCGGGACATATTTATTTTACATTGAAAGACGATAAAACGAGAATTCAGGCGGCCATGTTCCGTTCCCGTTCCAATACACTTCAATTTAAGCCTGAAAATGGTATGAATGTACTGATCACAGGGGATGTGACGGTGTTTGAAACGGCAGGATCGTACCAGCTTTATGTACAAACAATGGAGCCGGACGGTATCGGGGCGCTGTATCTAGCTTTTGAACAGTTGAAAAAGAAGCTTCAGCAAGAAGGATTGTTTGAAGAAAGATTCAAGCAATCTATTCCGCAAGTACCTCAACGAATCGGCCTGATTACAGCCGAATCTGGTGCTGCGCTGCGTGATATGTACTCTACGATCAATAGACGATTTCCAATGGCAGAGATGTATCTTTTCCCGGCTCTCGTACAAGGTCGCACAGCAGTTCCTTCGATTGTCAAAGCGATTGAACAAGCGAACCATATGGCGAATGTCGATGTATTGATAGTGGGTCGAGGCGGAGGTTCCATTGAAGATCTGTGGGCATTTAATGAAGAAGACGTAGCACGTGCTATTTTCACAAGTCGGATTCCGATCATCAGTGCAGTCGGACATGAAACCGATACGACAATTGCAGATTTTGTGGCGGATTTACGTGCACCGACTCCGACGGCAGCAGCAGAAATGGCTGTGCCGGATCAGCTTCAATTATTCCAACACTTGAAAAATCAGCAACGTTCGATTTATCTGGCGGTCCAGACCGTAATTAAACAGTTGAACAAGCGTTTAGAAACAGCTCAAGCTGCCTATCCGCTACAATATCCGGAAAGGTTATATCGGCCTTTCATCGAGAAGCTCGACAACCTCGAAGATCGCCTGCAACGTAGCAGTGAGGCAGTCGTTCAGGGAAAACGGATGAACTACGATCGCTTATTTGCAGGTTTTCAGTACTACACACCGATTCGACGCATCCAGCTCGAACAGCAACAGACGAAGCAATTGGAAATGCGTTTAAATCGTGCTGCAGAACACACTATTCAACAGCGGCAGCAACATTTTGTGGCACTGATGCGCATGATGCAAGCCTTGAATCCGTTACAAGTAATGGAAAGAGGTTTTTCAATCGGTTATAAAAATCATGAAGTCATTAAATCGATCAAAGATGTAGCGAACGGAGATCACGTGACGCTTCAACTAGCGGACGGATCTATTTCCACTATAGTAGAAGAAATCATTCCAAAGGAGGTCGAGTAA
- the recN gene encoding DNA repair protein RecN: MLSELSIKNFAIIEQLEIAFDDGLTVLTGETGAGKSIIIDAVQLLAGGRGSQEFIRHGAKKAELQGLFTIDKNIENVMGKLTEFGIDTEEGIVILRRDISASGKSVCRVNGKLVTIAILREIGALLIDIHGQHENQELMNEKRHIHLLDFFIGEPIERAMATYTELYDKYKKLTQLIAAKTQDEQQIAQKIDLYKFQLEEIDAANLRIGEEEELESELVKLQHFNRLFDRLNTSYEALSLESHGLDWVGNSMSDLEEAASIDEDLKTMSETVNSSFYALQDVSHDLKRMIDGMEFQPDRLEFVEDRLALFLTLKRKYGKSLEDILIYRDKIADALDQLVNRDERLHQNQELLAQYVEDLEIEANELSIIRKKAALSLEKGIEEQLKQLYMEKATFKVQIHQKQPRQFDANGFDEVVFMISTNLGEPLKPLVRVASGGELSRMMLALKTIFSQHQGVTSIIFDEVDTGVSGRVAQSIAEKISMISSHSQVLCISHLPQVAAMADHHYLIKKEVHDGRTTTAIHDVMKTERTEELSRMLSGAEITTLTLQHAEELLVLADQRKKEFRK; this comes from the coding sequence TTGTTAAGCGAACTTTCTATTAAAAACTTTGCTATTATTGAACAACTTGAAATCGCGTTTGACGATGGTCTAACGGTGCTGACTGGCGAAACGGGTGCTGGGAAGTCCATTATTATTGATGCTGTCCAGCTACTCGCTGGCGGCCGTGGTTCACAGGAATTCATTCGCCACGGTGCGAAAAAAGCTGAGCTTCAGGGACTTTTCACGATCGATAAAAATATTGAAAATGTGATGGGGAAGTTGACTGAATTTGGCATTGATACAGAAGAAGGTATTGTGATTTTACGCCGGGATATTAGTGCCAGCGGGAAATCCGTTTGTCGCGTCAATGGGAAACTCGTAACAATTGCTATATTGCGTGAGATCGGCGCATTGCTGATCGATATCCATGGACAACACGAAAACCAAGAATTAATGAATGAAAAGCGTCATATTCATTTGCTCGATTTCTTTATTGGTGAGCCGATTGAACGTGCGATGGCAACATATACCGAGTTATATGATAAATATAAAAAACTCACACAACTCATTGCGGCTAAAACGCAAGATGAACAGCAAATTGCGCAGAAAATCGATTTGTACAAATTCCAATTAGAAGAAATCGATGCAGCGAATTTACGGATCGGTGAAGAAGAGGAATTGGAGTCTGAACTTGTAAAGCTGCAGCATTTTAATCGGTTATTTGATCGCTTGAATACTTCATATGAAGCATTGTCTTTAGAGTCGCATGGACTCGATTGGGTTGGTAATTCGATGAGTGATCTCGAAGAAGCAGCTTCGATCGATGAAGATCTTAAAACGATGTCTGAAACAGTTAATTCTTCGTTTTACGCGCTTCAAGACGTTTCACATGATTTAAAAAGGATGATTGATGGTATGGAATTCCAGCCAGATCGTTTGGAATTTGTCGAGGATCGATTAGCCTTGTTTTTAACATTGAAGCGAAAGTATGGGAAATCACTAGAAGATATTTTGATTTATCGCGATAAAATTGCTGACGCACTTGATCAATTGGTCAATCGTGACGAAAGATTGCATCAAAACCAAGAATTATTGGCACAATACGTAGAAGACCTTGAAATAGAAGCAAATGAATTATCAATTATCCGAAAAAAAGCGGCTCTTTCTCTTGAAAAAGGAATTGAAGAGCAGTTGAAGCAGTTGTACATGGAAAAGGCCACCTTCAAAGTGCAAATTCACCAAAAGCAACCTCGTCAATTCGATGCCAACGGATTTGATGAAGTGGTATTTATGATTTCCACAAACTTGGGTGAACCGCTTAAACCTTTAGTACGAGTGGCGTCTGGTGGCGAATTATCTCGAATGATGCTGGCACTAAAAACGATTTTTTCTCAACATCAAGGTGTCACATCGATTATTTTCGATGAAGTCGATACCGGAGTTAGTGGGCGCGTAGCACAGTCTATTGCGGAAAAAATTTCTATGATCTCCAGCCACTCTCAAGTACTATGTATTTCGCATTTACCTCAAGTGGCCGCAATGGCAGATCATCATTACCTCATCAAAAAAGAAGTGCATGATGGCCGTACAACTACGGCGATTCATGATGTGATGAAAACAGAACGTACGGAAGAATTATCACGCATGCTTTCGGGTGCAGAAATTACGACGTTGACTCTTCAGCATGCTGAAGAACTTTTGGTTTTAGCCGATCAACGCAAAAAGGAATTCCGTAAATAA
- the ahrC gene encoding transcriptional regulator AhrC/ArgR has translation MNKGQRHLRIREIITNSEIETQDQLVESLKAAGADVTQATVSRDIKEMHLIKVPSPSGNYKYSLPPIHRYNTEEKLKRMLEDAFVGIDSASHFIMLKTLPGNAQAVGSLVDNLDWDEMLGTICGDDTCLIICREESQTEYVKDKLLSML, from the coding sequence TTGAATAAAGGACAACGACATCTACGAATTAGAGAGATCATTACGAATAGTGAAATAGAAACACAAGATCAGCTGGTCGAAAGTTTGAAAGCTGCTGGGGCCGATGTCACGCAAGCAACGGTTTCGCGTGATATTAAAGAAATGCACTTGATTAAAGTACCTTCACCTTCAGGTAATTATAAATACAGTCTCCCTCCTATTCATCGCTATAATACGGAAGAAAAATTGAAGCGGATGTTAGAAGATGCGTTCGTTGGCATCGATAGTGCCAGTCATTTTATTATGTTGAAAACGCTTCCCGGTAATGCGCAAGCGGTTGGATCACTAGTTGACAACTTGGACTGGGATGAAATGCTTGGAACGATTTGTGGTGACGATACATGTTTGATCATTTGTCGTGAAGAATCCCAAACAGAATACGTAAAAGATAAATTATTATCAATGCTATAA
- the nusB gene encoding transcription antitermination factor NusB, which produces MNVDEAIGYIVEAPLDSFYEQLVRGTAEHLTEIDSEITNKLENWTIDRLPKIERTVLRLAVYELLHNEEVPNRVIMNEAIELCKTFGDEKSGRFVNGVLSKFQ; this is translated from the coding sequence ATGAATGTGGACGAAGCGATCGGTTATATTGTGGAAGCACCACTGGATTCATTCTATGAACAACTAGTTCGAGGCACAGCGGAACACCTGACAGAAATCGACAGTGAAATCACAAATAAATTGGAAAACTGGACCATCGACAGATTGCCAAAGATCGAAAGAACAGTATTGCGATTGGCTGTCTATGAACTACTTCATAACGAAGAAGTTCCGAATCGGGTCATCATGAACGAAGCGATTGAGCTATGTAAGACGTTTGGTGACGAAAAGTCAGGCCGGTTTGTTAATGGAGTACTTTCTAAATTCCAATAA
- a CDS encoding SpoIVB peptidase S55 domain-containing protein has protein sequence MGWNKSFKTLLALVLMLCLVPGISLANEETLIPMGDSIGIQMDLSGIYVTSDVKVGQQEWLKKGDIIRQLNGTDTKQLVQFERALQKDSATMILDVLRNGKQETIEADKSLIKRVTPFLKDRTEGTGTLTYVDPESGTYGALGHQIIDSTLQSAPSFEKGAIYLSEISQIKKSSPGIPGYKISSIIDQNKFLGNIQINNVYGIFGHWKNAYNKVLAEPLEIMQPFELMIGPAEIYTTVEGSTVEKFTIQITKIEEEQFHILLTDQKLLSKTGGILQGMSGSPVIQNGKFVGAITHMFVDEPEKGAALFLKTMRTNEK, from the coding sequence ATGGGATGGAATAAATCTTTCAAGACGCTTTTAGCACTCGTCCTGATGCTCTGCCTTGTGCCTGGAATATCATTAGCAAATGAAGAAACGCTCATTCCGATGGGTGACTCCATTGGAATACAAATGGATTTAAGTGGTATTTATGTAACGAGTGACGTCAAGGTAGGTCAGCAGGAATGGTTAAAAAAAGGTGATATAATTCGCCAGTTGAACGGTACGGATACGAAGCAACTCGTTCAATTCGAACGGGCTTTGCAAAAAGACAGCGCTACGATGATACTTGACGTTTTGCGTAATGGGAAGCAAGAAACCATTGAAGCAGATAAGTCGCTCATTAAGCGCGTCACGCCCTTTCTGAAGGATCGAACGGAAGGTACTGGGACTTTGACATATGTCGACCCGGAAAGTGGCACGTATGGTGCGTTAGGGCATCAAATTATTGATAGTACGTTACAATCTGCTCCATCTTTTGAAAAAGGCGCGATTTATTTATCTGAAATCAGCCAGATCAAGAAGAGTTCTCCAGGGATTCCGGGTTATAAAATCTCCTCTATTATTGATCAGAATAAATTTCTTGGAAATATTCAAATCAATAATGTGTATGGAATATTTGGTCATTGGAAAAACGCTTATAATAAAGTGTTGGCCGAACCGCTCGAAATTATGCAGCCGTTTGAGTTGATGATCGGACCTGCAGAAATTTATACTACAGTGGAAGGGTCCACTGTAGAGAAATTCACCATCCAAATTACGAAGATAGAAGAAGAACAATTCCACATCCTATTGACTGACCAGAAACTGCTGAGTAAGACGGGCGGGATCCTGCAAGGTATGAGTGGTAGTCCTGTGATCCAGAATGGCAAGTTCGTCGGTGCTATCACGCATATGTTCGTGGATGAGCCGGAAAAAGGGGCCGCGCTTTTCCTAAAGACGATGAGAACGAATGAGAAGTGA
- the folD gene encoding bifunctional methylenetetrahydrofolate dehydrogenase/methenyltetrahydrofolate cyclohydrolase FolD, with protein MSSKKIDGKAIGQEIRNELKEEVASLVAQGVQPGLAVILVGENPASETYVKNKEKSSKEAGMKSVLTKLPETVSEEDLLAEVEKLNEDDTIDGILVQLPLPKHIDENKVIRAISPEKDVDGFHPMNVGKMLIGQETFLPCTPYGIMQLLERSNVDIAGKHAVIIGRSNIVGKPMGQLLLQKDATVTYCHSRTKDLKKFTQQADILIVAIGIAKFITGDYIKEGAVVIDVGMNRDENGKLCGDVDYESAEKQASAITPVPGGVGPMTITMLLKNTVESAEKKLKARTENK; from the coding sequence ATGTCTAGTAAAAAGATTGATGGCAAAGCAATAGGACAGGAAATCCGGAATGAATTAAAAGAAGAAGTCGCTTCTTTAGTCGCACAAGGAGTTCAACCTGGACTGGCTGTTATTTTAGTTGGAGAAAATCCAGCATCTGAGACGTATGTGAAAAACAAAGAGAAGTCCAGCAAGGAAGCGGGGATGAAATCTGTGCTTACCAAATTGCCGGAAACAGTATCGGAAGAAGATCTTCTAGCTGAAGTGGAGAAACTCAATGAAGACGATACGATCGACGGTATTTTGGTGCAATTGCCTTTGCCAAAACATATTGATGAAAACAAAGTCATCCGCGCGATTAGCCCTGAGAAAGACGTCGATGGATTCCATCCGATGAATGTCGGGAAAATGTTGATCGGTCAAGAAACTTTCTTGCCATGTACACCATACGGTATCATGCAGTTGCTTGAACGTTCCAACGTAGATATCGCAGGCAAACACGCAGTGATTATCGGTAGAAGTAATATCGTAGGAAAACCGATGGGGCAACTTCTTTTGCAAAAAGATGCAACGGTAACGTATTGTCATTCCCGTACAAAAGATTTGAAGAAATTCACGCAACAAGCGGATATCTTAATCGTCGCAATTGGTATAGCTAAATTCATCACAGGGGATTACATCAAAGAAGGCGCAGTAGTCATTGATGTCGGTATGAACCGTGATGAAAACGGTAAGCTATGTGGAGACGTTGATTATGAATCAGCGGAGAAGCAGGCTAGTGCTATCACCCCGGTGCCAGGTGGAGTAGGTCCCATGACGATTACGATGTTATTGAAAAATACCGTCGAAAGTGCGGAGAAAAAATTAAAAGCACGTACGGAAAATAAGTAA
- the dxs gene encoding 1-deoxy-D-xylulose-5-phosphate synthase gives MDLTKITNPSFIKELDKEQLESLAADIRHFLIENLSVTGGHIGPNLGVVELTIALHKIFDSPTDKFLWDVGHQSYVHKILTGRAGEFDTLRKYKGLSGFPKMAESIHDVWETGHSSTSLSAAMGMAVARDIKKEKSFVIPIIGDGALTGGMALEALNHIGHEKTNLTVILNDNEMSIAPNVGALHSILGKLRTAGKYNNVKDELEFILRKIPAVGGRVATAAERVKDSLKYLVVNGVFFEELGFTYLGPVDGHDFVELERSLQYAKKMEGPVLLHVITKKGKGYSPAELDKIGTWHGTGPYKIETGDFVKSPVDGPAWSALVSETVRKLAREDRRIVAITPAMPVGSKLESFAAEFPDRFFDVGIAEQHATTMAAGLAATGMKPFLAIYSTFLQRAYDQMLHDITRQKLNVFIGIDRSGLVGADGETHHGVFDIAFLRHLPNLVIMMPKDENEGQHMVKTAIDYDEGPIALRFPRGNGYGVPMDEALHTIPIGTWEVLQEGEDATILTFGTTIPMAFSAAEQLKSQGKNVAIVNARFIKPMDTNLLDELFAKGKPIITIEEAVLAGGFGSGVLEYAEQVGHTGTIFERIGIPDEFIEHGSVDKLLVEIHMTPDHVAEVTAAAIQQAAERAKV, from the coding sequence ATGGATCTAACAAAGATTACCAATCCATCTTTTATAAAAGAGCTCGATAAAGAACAGTTAGAATCACTGGCGGCAGATATTCGTCATTTTCTAATTGAAAATTTATCGGTTACTGGCGGGCATATCGGACCGAATCTGGGTGTTGTCGAATTGACGATTGCGTTGCATAAAATTTTCGACAGTCCAACCGACAAATTTTTATGGGATGTAGGACATCAGTCATATGTCCATAAAATTCTTACAGGCCGAGCTGGCGAGTTTGATACTCTTAGAAAATATAAAGGATTGAGCGGATTTCCGAAGATGGCGGAGAGCATACACGATGTATGGGAAACCGGCCATAGTTCGACATCTTTGTCAGCGGCTATGGGAATGGCTGTTGCGCGAGATATTAAAAAAGAAAAAAGTTTTGTCATCCCGATTATTGGCGATGGTGCGTTGACGGGCGGTATGGCACTAGAGGCATTGAACCATATCGGACATGAGAAGACGAATCTGACAGTCATTCTAAATGATAATGAAATGTCTATTGCACCAAATGTTGGGGCATTGCACTCGATTCTCGGGAAATTACGTACAGCCGGCAAGTACAATAACGTAAAAGATGAACTAGAATTCATTTTGCGTAAAATTCCAGCTGTAGGCGGTAGAGTCGCAACAGCTGCCGAACGTGTCAAAGACAGTTTGAAATATTTAGTAGTAAACGGGGTCTTCTTTGAGGAACTTGGATTTACGTATTTAGGACCGGTTGACGGCCATGACTTTGTGGAATTGGAGCGTTCTCTTCAATATGCGAAGAAAATGGAAGGGCCGGTACTACTTCATGTGATTACGAAAAAAGGAAAAGGCTATAGCCCTGCGGAGTTAGATAAAATCGGTACATGGCATGGTACAGGACCTTATAAGATTGAAACTGGAGATTTTGTGAAATCCCCTGTAGATGGCCCTGCTTGGAGTGCTTTGGTTTCTGAAACGGTACGCAAGCTTGCGCGAGAGGATCGACGTATTGTCGCGATCACACCTGCTATGCCTGTAGGGTCGAAACTTGAATCGTTCGCAGCAGAATTCCCAGATCGTTTCTTCGATGTAGGAATTGCGGAACAACATGCGACGACTATGGCTGCGGGACTTGCAGCAACTGGAATGAAACCATTCCTTGCAATTTATTCGACATTCTTGCAACGTGCATACGATCAGATGTTGCATGATATTACGCGCCAGAAGCTCAATGTCTTTATCGGCATTGACCGTTCAGGACTTGTAGGAGCAGATGGAGAAACACATCATGGTGTATTTGATATCGCATTCCTGCGTCATTTGCCGAACTTAGTCATTATGATGCCGAAAGATGAGAATGAAGGCCAACATATGGTGAAGACAGCCATCGATTATGATGAAGGTCCGATTGCACTTCGTTTCCCACGTGGCAATGGCTATGGCGTTCCAATGGACGAAGCGCTTCATACGATTCCGATCGGTACATGGGAAGTATTGCAAGAAGGTGAAGATGCAACGATTTTGACGTTCGGGACGACGATTCCCATGGCATTTTCGGCTGCTGAACAATTGAAATCACAAGGCAAAAATGTCGCGATTGTCAATGCGCGTTTCATTAAACCGATGGATACGAATTTATTGGATGAGCTATTTGCTAAAGGTAAACCGATTATTACGATCGAAGAAGCTGTACTTGCAGGAGGCTTCGGCAGTGGAGTATTGGAGTATGCAGAACAAGTAGGTCATACGGGCACGATTTTCGAAAGAATCGGTATTCCGGATGAATTCATTGAACACGGTAGTGTCGATAAACTACTTGTCGAAATCCATATGACACCTGATCACGTGGCGGAAGTGACAGCAGCGGCTATTCAGCAAGCGGCAGAAAGAGCGAAAGTATGA
- a CDS encoding exodeoxyribonuclease VII small subunit, producing the protein MAEDKNMQFEQAMHQLEEIVQKLEAGEAPLDDTITLYKQGMELSAYCQKKLQNAEKQLIRMIDQEGNESQFDPTVGEPNE; encoded by the coding sequence ATGGCAGAAGATAAAAATATGCAATTCGAGCAAGCAATGCACCAATTAGAAGAAATTGTACAGAAGTTGGAGGCTGGTGAAGCGCCTTTGGATGATACAATCACGTTGTATAAACAAGGAATGGAGCTCTCAGCTTATTGCCAGAAGAAATTGCAAAATGCAGAAAAACAATTGATTCGGATGATTGACCAAGAAGGTAACGAATCCCAATTTGATCCAACGGTAGGTGAGCCGAATGAATGA
- a CDS encoding TlyA family RNA methyltransferase, protein MSTSVKKERVDLLLVERGLTESREQAKRSIMAGLVYSDTARIEKAGEKIAVDAPLTVKGPAIKYVSRGGLKLEKALGSFPISVKEKIVLDIGASTGGFTDCALQNGAKHCYALDVGYNQLAWKIRQHEQVTVMERQNFRHATVDLFTEGLPEVATIDVSFISLALILPALKNIIVPGGQVVALVKPQFEAGKDKVGKKGIVRDPAIHLEVLEKIAAMAVAEGFSVKGATYSPVTGGEGNIEFLYYLVAEDGAITDFTTEDFKQLVKQAHTDLT, encoded by the coding sequence ATGAGTACATCTGTGAAAAAAGAAAGAGTGGATTTGTTGCTGGTAGAGCGTGGATTGACTGAATCCCGTGAACAAGCAAAACGATCCATCATGGCGGGGCTTGTTTACTCCGATACTGCAAGAATTGAAAAGGCAGGAGAAAAAATTGCAGTAGATGCCCCATTGACTGTAAAAGGCCCTGCGATTAAATATGTAAGTCGTGGTGGCTTGAAACTGGAAAAGGCGTTAGGGTCTTTTCCTATTTCTGTGAAAGAAAAGATTGTTCTAGATATTGGCGCTTCGACGGGTGGCTTTACGGATTGTGCATTGCAAAACGGCGCGAAACATTGCTACGCATTGGATGTTGGCTATAATCAACTCGCTTGGAAAATTCGTCAGCATGAACAAGTGACCGTGATGGAGCGACAGAATTTCCGTCATGCGACTGTCGATTTGTTTACTGAAGGATTACCGGAAGTCGCTACGATCGACGTTTCATTCATCTCGTTAGCGTTGATTTTACCCGCATTAAAAAACATCATCGTACCGGGTGGTCAAGTGGTGGCGCTAGTGAAGCCTCAATTTGAAGCGGGAAAAGATAAAGTCGGTAAAAAAGGTATTGTTCGAGATCCAGCAATACATCTAGAAGTGTTGGAAAAAATCGCTGCGATGGCAGTGGCGGAAGGATTTTCCGTTAAAGGTGCTACGTACTCGCCTGTTACAGGTGGAGAAGGCAATATTGAGTTCTTGTATTACTTAGTAGCTGAAGACGGAGCGATCACTGATTTTACAACGGAAGATTTCAAGCAATTAGTCAAACAGGCACATACTGATTTAACATAA
- a CDS encoding Asp23/Gls24 family envelope stress response protein, with the protein MADKTNASFVGMTPSGDVALGRVQLAPEVLEVIIGIATSEVHGVIATQGNFASGVAEKLGKVMYGKGVKTEWADEGLKIDVYCIIEYGHSIPTIAAKIQNEIRQAILNMTSLQTHEVNVHITGIHFED; encoded by the coding sequence ATGGCTGATAAAACAAATGCATCGTTTGTCGGAATGACACCGTCTGGAGATGTCGCACTCGGACGAGTTCAACTGGCACCTGAAGTACTCGAAGTCATCATTGGTATCGCCACGTCAGAAGTACACGGAGTGATTGCTACCCAAGGGAACTTCGCATCAGGTGTTGCGGAGAAATTGGGAAAAGTGATGTACGGAAAAGGTGTAAAAACCGAATGGGCAGACGAAGGATTGAAAATCGATGTGTATTGCATTATCGAGTATGGCCATTCCATTCCTACGATTGCAGCGAAAATTCAAAATGAAATTCGCCAAGCGATTTTGAATATGACTTCGCTTCAAACGCATGAAGTGAATGTCCACATAACTGGCATTCATTTCGAAGACTGA